In Terriglobales bacterium, a single window of DNA contains:
- a CDS encoding DEAD/DEAH box helicase, with protein sequence MTTFSELPLSHALQRKLAAAQFTNLTPIQERAIPPALDGRDVIGTAQTGTGKTLAFLIPLIELLDQEPVRSTVALVLLPTRELAMQVHEQYEQLRTKNMHKAALIIGGVSEKAQIQSLRAGSKLVIATPGRLQDLMNRKFANLRDVKLLVLDEADRMLDMGFLPAIRRILSALPKQRQTLCFSATMEQSVAGLVNEYMRNPVRVALGSVLKPAESVQLKAYEVRPGEKIGCLLQLLHADKGQTLIFTRTKRGTERLAKELVCDGFAAAMIHGDRSQSQRNEALSGFQEGRFQVLVATDIAARGLHVDDVAHVINYDVPKMAEDFIHRVGRTGRAGLQGRASTLAAGAEVLELRQIERTLKLRMERIQTDTTMAALPRRVIQNTLTSRTLTALPGEVFV encoded by the coding sequence ATGACCACATTTTCGGAACTGCCCCTGTCGCATGCGTTGCAGCGGAAGCTGGCGGCGGCTCAATTCACCAACCTCACTCCTATCCAGGAACGTGCGATTCCTCCTGCTCTTGACGGACGAGATGTAATCGGCACGGCCCAGACTGGCACGGGCAAGACCCTGGCGTTTCTCATCCCGCTTATCGAATTACTTGACCAGGAGCCTGTACGCTCTACAGTCGCTCTGGTCTTGCTGCCGACGCGCGAACTAGCGATGCAAGTTCACGAGCAATACGAGCAATTGCGCACGAAAAACATGCACAAGGCGGCTCTCATTATTGGTGGAGTATCCGAGAAGGCGCAGATCCAAAGTCTGCGCGCCGGGTCGAAACTGGTGATTGCTACTCCCGGGCGGTTGCAGGATCTCATGAATCGGAAATTTGCGAATCTGCGCGATGTCAAGCTACTCGTGCTTGACGAAGCCGACCGCATGTTGGACATGGGATTCTTGCCGGCGATCCGGCGGATTCTGTCGGCCTTGCCGAAGCAGCGCCAGACGCTGTGTTTCTCGGCCACGATGGAACAGTCTGTGGCGGGCCTGGTGAATGAGTACATGCGCAATCCGGTTCGGGTCGCCCTGGGTTCGGTACTCAAGCCCGCCGAAAGCGTACAACTGAAGGCCTACGAAGTGCGACCGGGAGAGAAAATCGGCTGCCTCCTACAACTACTGCATGCAGACAAGGGCCAAACGCTGATCTTCACACGGACCAAACGGGGCACCGAGCGACTGGCGAAGGAACTTGTGTGCGACGGCTTCGCGGCCGCCATGATTCATGGCGATCGGTCGCAATCTCAGCGCAACGAAGCTTTGAGCGGGTTTCAGGAAGGTCGTTTCCAGGTGCTCGTCGCGACCGATATTGCAGCACGTGGTCTGCACGTGGATGACGTAGCCCATGTCATTAACTACGATGTGCCCAAAATGGCGGAGGACTTTATCCACCGAGTCGGCAGGACAGGTAGAGCAGGACTCCAAGGGCGCGCCTCGACCTTGGCGGCAGGAGCCGAAGTGCTGGAACTGCGCCAGATCGAACGCACTCTCAAGTTAAGAATGGAACGCATCCAGACTGACACGACAATGGCGGCGTTGCCGAGGCGAGTGATTCAAAACACGCTAACCTCGCGGACTCTGACGGCTTTGCCGGGAGAGGTATTTGTATAG
- a CDS encoding carbonic anhydrase, with translation MDHFNSLLQRNKDYAAQQSAAGTLMPSLPRALPDVKAIIIGCADMRVDPAHVFGLKPGEAVVMRNIGGRITPGLLEQLGLLGRIGEVAGENPGGSGDFQIIVLQHTDCGITRLAGETDKLAKYFQIQEAELRTKAVTDPRAAVAADVAALRAIPALPFKWRISGLVYDVATGLVEVVVPPAPMRRAEASEAA, from the coding sequence ATGGATCATTTCAACTCGTTGTTACAACGCAACAAAGATTATGCCGCTCAGCAATCTGCTGCGGGCACACTGATGCCTTCGCTTCCGCGGGCGCTGCCGGATGTAAAGGCAATCATCATCGGCTGCGCTGACATGCGTGTGGACCCGGCTCATGTATTTGGATTGAAACCGGGCGAGGCCGTCGTGATGCGTAACATCGGCGGTCGAATCACGCCTGGATTGCTGGAGCAGTTGGGTCTACTCGGGCGAATCGGTGAGGTTGCAGGAGAGAATCCCGGAGGCAGCGGGGATTTTCAAATCATCGTGCTACAACACACCGATTGCGGCATTACTCGCCTCGCGGGCGAGACCGATAAGCTGGCAAAGTATTTTCAGATACAGGAAGCTGAACTCAGAACAAAAGCAGTCACTGATCCCCGTGCGGCGGTAGCCGCCGACGTTGCTGCGCTGCGGGCGATTCCTGCTTTGCCGTTCAAGTGGCGTATCTCCGGTCTCGTTTATGACGTGGCGACCGGACTGGTTGAAGTCGTCGTACCGCCGGCGCCCATGCGTCGTGCCGAAGCATCAGAAGCAGCCTGA
- a CDS encoding class I SAM-dependent methyltransferase — protein sequence MTGLPWDASYRRDEPAPWDIGGPQPAVVRLASAGGIAGTVLDAGCGTGENALFVASLGLSVLGVDVAETALAIAREKAAGRGVEVEFAAADALQLERLARKFRTVLDCGLFHTFDDLDERRRYAASLASATEHGGTLYVLCFSDEGPDTGPHPIRQEKLRGVFKPSSGWNITSIEAERIETRMHVNGAPAWFATIKRI from the coding sequence ATGACGGGACTGCCTTGGGATGCTTCATACCGTCGCGACGAGCCTGCTCCTTGGGATATCGGCGGGCCGCAGCCAGCGGTGGTGCGTTTGGCGTCCGCAGGCGGAATCGCCGGAACGGTGCTCGATGCAGGCTGCGGAACCGGCGAGAACGCTCTTTTCGTCGCCTCGCTGGGATTGTCAGTTCTGGGCGTTGACGTAGCTGAAACGGCCCTGGCAATCGCCCGCGAGAAGGCGGCCGGCCGTGGGGTCGAGGTTGAGTTCGCTGCAGCGGACGCGTTGCAGTTGGAGCGTTTGGCGCGCAAGTTTCGGACGGTGCTGGACTGCGGATTGTTCCACACCTTCGATGACCTCGACGAACGAAGGCGATATGCCGCGAGCCTGGCGTCAGCAACCGAGCACGGTGGAACCCTGTACGTATTGTGCTTCAGTGACGAGGGTCCCGATACTGGCCCGCACCCCATTCGCCAGGAAAAACTAAGAGGGGTGTTCAAGCCCAGCAGCGGTTGGAATATCACCTCGATCGAGGCGGAGCGCATCGAGACGAGAATGCATGTCAACGGCGCACCGGCCTGGTTCGCGACAATCAAACGGATATAG
- a CDS encoding RNA-binding protein: MKNLYVGNLPHSTTEADLRNIFEAHGAVEKITLVTDRDTGRSRGFGFVEMSNASEADKATAALNGSDLGGRTLTINEAKPKSERPRSGGRRFGGGGGRGRDDYRGHPRQPREPRW; encoded by the coding sequence ATGAAGAACCTTTACGTTGGAAATCTGCCGCACAGTACAACTGAAGCCGATCTGCGAAATATCTTCGAGGCGCATGGCGCAGTCGAAAAGATCACACTCGTGACCGATCGAGATACGGGCCGCTCCCGCGGTTTCGGGTTCGTCGAAATGAGCAATGCCAGTGAAGCCGACAAAGCGACCGCGGCCCTGAATGGCAGCGATTTGGGTGGACGGACACTGACCATCAACGAAGCCAAACCCAAGTCCGAGCGTCCACGGAGTGGCGGCCGTCGTTTTGGCGGTGGAGGCGGTCGAGGACGAGATGACTATCGCGGCCATCCGCGGCAGCCGCGCGAACCGCGCTGGTAA
- the rpsU gene encoding 30S ribosomal protein S21, with protein sequence MAEVRLQEGESLENALRRFKRKVQTEDIIKEVKRHSYYLKPGEKRRVKQALARKRARKKSRKEGSFAKDSRRES encoded by the coding sequence ATGGCAGAAGTTCGATTGCAAGAGGGCGAATCCTTAGAGAATGCGCTCCGTCGATTCAAACGTAAGGTCCAGACGGAAGACATCATCAAGGAAGTGAAACGACACTCATACTACTTAAAGCCGGGCGAAAAGCGCCGAGTGAAACAGGCTTTGGCGCGGAAGCGTGCGCGGAAAAAGTCCCGGAAAGAAGGTTCGTTTGCGAAGGACTCGCGCCGCGAATCATGA